In Leptodesmis sichuanensis A121, the following are encoded in one genomic region:
- a CDS encoding protein kinase domain-containing protein: MQSIPVQSWTFEQEPVIRIGRSTNNHVILYSAVVSRHHVEIRKVDHGWEIVNLGANGTYLEGRRITQVPVQDGVIIRLARSGPNIQIHLGTPESEAACGLLGEKTVGQVKAARSGVPGVVSDRDAALHLDLAQPPTQAVEDEPDKTQHPTDSGSPEVADPKIAVTAANNAISLSDCCQQYVGSDYLFCLICGKPLQVSATVGDYQVLKTVEERDVELIQLAWRDGQTFLLITVSSDWVGHSEVTALFAQEAEHLVSINHPALPHFVDRFVLKEQPYLVMQPVYGKTLDQSVLEQGPLDINEAIAIVLQICDALNYLHHQPVPIIHQTIQPTHVIRRAHAASTAITLVGLTPYRSLESSLHYNSAGYMAPEQKQGQVSPATDLYAIAPTLVYLLTGKEPANFYAQREQGYRFYPEYIPGLPSTLVPILRKLTNPQPEERFSSAQELAEALRNVAH; encoded by the coding sequence ATGCAGTCAATTCCTGTTCAAAGCTGGACGTTTGAACAGGAGCCTGTCATTCGGATTGGGCGATCGACCAATAACCACGTCATTTTGTATAGCGCCGTAGTTTCCAGACATCATGTGGAAATCCGCAAGGTCGATCACGGCTGGGAAATTGTGAACCTGGGAGCGAATGGTACTTATTTAGAAGGCCGACGCATTACTCAAGTTCCCGTTCAGGATGGGGTAATTATTCGGCTGGCACGCTCTGGCCCCAATATTCAAATTCACCTGGGAACTCCAGAATCTGAAGCCGCGTGTGGGTTATTGGGCGAAAAAACAGTGGGCCAGGTAAAAGCCGCTCGCTCTGGTGTCCCTGGTGTTGTTTCAGATAGGGATGCCGCACTCCATCTCGATCTGGCTCAACCTCCCACGCAGGCCGTAGAGGATGAGCCTGACAAAACCCAGCACCCTACTGACTCCGGATCTCCTGAGGTTGCAGACCCAAAGATCGCGGTGACTGCGGCGAATAACGCCATCAGTCTATCGGATTGTTGCCAGCAATATGTTGGCTCTGACTATCTCTTTTGTTTGATCTGTGGCAAGCCTTTACAGGTCAGTGCAACTGTTGGAGATTATCAAGTTCTTAAAACAGTGGAAGAACGAGATGTTGAACTGATCCAACTAGCATGGCGAGATGGGCAAACCTTCCTTCTGATCACAGTTAGTTCTGATTGGGTTGGGCATTCAGAAGTCACAGCATTATTTGCCCAGGAAGCAGAACATCTGGTATCGATTAACCATCCAGCTTTACCCCATTTTGTCGATCGGTTTGTGCTGAAAGAGCAACCTTATCTGGTGATGCAGCCCGTTTACGGCAAAACCCTGGATCAGTCTGTTTTAGAGCAGGGGCCGCTGGACATTAATGAGGCGATCGCCATTGTGCTCCAAATCTGTGATGCCTTGAATTATCTACATCACCAACCCGTGCCAATCATTCATCAGACCATTCAACCGACCCATGTGATTCGGCGTGCTCATGCTGCATCTACCGCCATTACTCTAGTTGGTCTTACCCCCTATCGCAGTTTAGAGTCCAGCCTGCATTACAATTCCGCCGGATATATGGCTCCTGAGCAAAAGCAAGGCCAGGTATCTCCCGCCACAGACCTGTATGCGATCGCGCCTACCCTGGTTTACTTGCTGACGGGCAAGGAGCCAGCGAACTTCTACGCCCAGCGAGAGCAGGGTTATCGTTTCTACCCAGAATATATTCCTGGCCTGCCCTCAACTCTTGTTCCTATTCTTCGCAAACTGACCAATCCCCAACCCGAAGAGCGCTTTAGTAGTGCTCAGGAACTGGCAGAAGCACTCCGCAATGTGGCTCATTAG
- a CDS encoding sensor histidine kinase, whose translation MRVFTQSCQLSPDPVLTEGSNEALHLESVLQDLPFYSFAIELDKLGSQLAQVFEQWPLLPGALLIDRGTVVGLLSRHRFLEYLIRPQGFDLFLTQPLRILHSYARCQWLLLPGETPILAAAQQALRRSPDLLGEPIVVQVNQSYCLLDVHELNIAHWQIRGIETQVRYERTQAQMIQSDKMANLGRLVDGVAHEILDPVSFIWGNLSHIATYSQGLLELLAAYDRAVPDLPTELAELRAELELDYLQQDLPRAIASVQTGAERLSKLATSLQNFCHIDEVYPKPTDLHELIDSILLLLKSRLKSEIQIIKHYGHLPPVPCYPGQLNQVFMNILSRSLDTLLNQAVSQQLDLELKVNRNQAGKSAPACKPAIAITSRVCSLESGSDQDRRWVAICIADNGPGLSTETQQQLEESFSVKRRAEKETSLAVSYQIVTAKHGGQFRVRSRGLTLGQPSPISHSLPAIPELDGQTGTVFEIWLPLT comes from the coding sequence ATGCGCGTGTTCACTCAATCTTGCCAGTTGTCTCCAGATCCAGTTTTAACTGAAGGGAGTAATGAAGCCCTCCATCTGGAGTCTGTGCTTCAGGATTTGCCCTTCTACTCCTTTGCGATTGAACTGGATAAGCTGGGATCCCAACTCGCTCAGGTGTTTGAGCAATGGCCTCTGTTACCTGGTGCCCTGCTGATCGATCGCGGAACGGTCGTCGGTTTACTCTCCCGGCACCGCTTTCTGGAATATCTGATTCGTCCCCAGGGATTCGACCTGTTTCTGACCCAACCCCTGCGAATACTACACAGCTACGCCCGCTGCCAGTGGTTACTATTACCCGGTGAAACGCCGATTTTAGCCGCCGCTCAACAAGCCCTGCGCCGATCGCCCGATTTGCTGGGGGAGCCGATTGTCGTCCAGGTCAATCAGTCCTACTGCTTACTGGATGTGCACGAACTCAACATTGCCCACTGGCAAATTCGCGGTATTGAAACTCAGGTGCGGTATGAACGCACCCAGGCCCAAATGATTCAGAGCGACAAAATGGCGAATCTGGGCCGATTGGTGGATGGAGTCGCCCATGAAATTCTGGATCCAGTCAGTTTCATCTGGGGTAACTTGAGCCACATTGCCACCTATAGTCAAGGATTACTGGAGCTATTAGCCGCCTACGATCGCGCCGTCCCGGATCTGCCCACTGAGTTAGCTGAACTGCGAGCCGAATTAGAACTGGATTATCTCCAGCAAGATCTGCCCCGAGCGATCGCAAGCGTCCAGACGGGGGCAGAACGCCTTTCCAAACTGGCGACCAGTCTGCAAAATTTTTGCCACATTGATGAGGTATATCCCAAGCCGACCGATCTGCATGAGTTGATCGATAGTATCTTGCTGCTCCTTAAAAGCCGATTAAAGAGCGAAATCCAGATTATTAAACACTACGGTCATTTGCCTCCTGTCCCCTGCTACCCTGGCCAACTGAATCAGGTATTCATGAACATTCTTAGCCGTTCGTTAGATACGTTGCTCAATCAGGCAGTCAGCCAACAACTGGATCTGGAACTGAAGGTGAATCGTAATCAGGCAGGAAAGTCTGCACCAGCCTGCAAACCTGCGATCGCCATTACCAGCCGCGTTTGTTCTCTGGAGTCCGGTTCGGATCAGGATCGCCGCTGGGTAGCCATTTGCATTGCCGACAATGGCCCTGGTCTATCCACCGAAACTCAGCAGCAACTGGAGGAATCATTCTCAGTCAAACGACGTGCCGAAAAGGAAACCAGTCTGGCAGTCAGTTATCAGATCGTAACGGCCAAGCATGGGGGACAGTTTCGCGTGCGATCGCGGGGACTGACCTTAGGGCAACCGTCTCCAATCAGTCACTCGCTTCCTGCCATACCCGAACTGGATGGTCAGACTGGAACCGTATTTGAAATCTGGCTACCACTGACGTGA
- a CDS encoding FHA domain-containing protein, whose translation MIVCPNCNHQNPDGAVQCEACYTPLPATMACPNCGATVQADASFCGQCGFDLRSVVSTSAVATPAESGIPPAAVDIPELVPPEPLVAPEPLAFDPKATVPSHPIPSHPDLEESTPPAAKPVIAATPAPASTPASGAAGLKTQLQQQTVRLLHVQTNTTIELPQGLAVIHIGKPNDRIPPDLDVSGFPNSEIVSRIHADIRIEGDAYYIEDVGSSNGTYINNLPLSIGNRHRLRPGDRIALGKGDKVTFLFQLS comes from the coding sequence ATGATTGTCTGCCCTAATTGCAATCATCAAAACCCTGATGGTGCGGTTCAGTGTGAGGCCTGTTATACCCCTCTGCCTGCAACGATGGCCTGTCCCAATTGTGGGGCAACGGTTCAGGCAGATGCCAGCTTTTGTGGTCAATGTGGGTTTGATCTGCGATCGGTGGTCAGTACTTCGGCGGTTGCTACTCCCGCAGAATCTGGAATTCCCCCTGCCGCAGTTGATATTCCAGAACTCGTGCCTCCCGAACCTCTGGTTGCCCCAGAACCTTTAGCCTTTGACCCCAAAGCGACTGTTCCATCCCATCCCATCCCATCCCACCCCGATCTTGAAGAATCTACTCCTCCTGCAGCTAAGCCTGTGATAGCAGCCACTCCTGCACCAGCCTCAACGCCTGCTTCAGGGGCGGCTGGCCTGAAAACCCAACTGCAACAACAAACTGTCCGGTTGTTGCATGTTCAGACCAACACGACGATCGAGTTGCCACAGGGACTGGCAGTTATTCATATCGGTAAGCCCAACGATCGTATTCCACCCGACCTGGATGTGTCAGGATTTCCTAACTCGGAGATTGTTTCGCGCATCCATGCTGATATTCGGATTGAGGGAGATGCTTACTATATTGAGGATGTAGGCAGTTCTAATGGCACCTATATTAATAACCTACCGTTGTCGATCGGCAATCGGCATCGGCTTAGACCGGGCGATCGCATTGCGTTAGGCAAGGGAGATAAAGTCACCTTTCTGTTTCAGCTTTCTTAG
- a CDS encoding DUF4437 domain-containing protein, which yields MNEYNQASTSTASGTTELVWGGVPIPEDWGGDGRGRMNLSGRCTAISSEYVPRQYQFFDTQRISEQAWQIPGVPRQAVAATRRLLSCHDNGASTARVLLPAQFGIPAGRFTADLEIFVLRGAIQMGEWKLGKHCYSFIPAGVRVGPWKVLDDQAAEILWMENNCLQYQDLPNHPKAKMSEFIPGLDSKLLSWGKTDTTQFVVASKKWLRKAVNGGGVWLLTLLPHYDGKQAMIQSYNEEAYCLSGCCDIGDYSFAKDHFGYCPSFSTLPRHISEEGGLFFVRVDRDLSQSGTVLSYAD from the coding sequence ATGAATGAGTACAATCAAGCCTCTACATCCACAGCCTCAGGAACAACAGAGCTTGTTTGGGGAGGCGTTCCCATTCCAGAAGACTGGGGCGGAGACGGTCGCGGGCGGATGAATTTGTCTGGGCGATGTACGGCGATTTCTTCAGAATATGTGCCTCGCCAGTATCAGTTTTTCGATACTCAGCGCATTTCTGAACAAGCATGGCAAATTCCTGGCGTACCCAGACAGGCTGTAGCAGCAACTCGCCGCTTGCTCTCCTGCCATGACAACGGCGCATCCACAGCCAGGGTTTTGTTGCCAGCTCAATTTGGAATTCCTGCAGGCAGATTTACAGCCGACCTGGAGATTTTTGTGCTTAGGGGTGCAATTCAGATGGGAGAGTGGAAACTTGGCAAGCACTGTTACTCTTTCATTCCAGCAGGAGTTAGGGTTGGCCCCTGGAAAGTTCTAGATGATCAGGCGGCAGAAATTTTGTGGATGGAAAACAATTGTCTGCAGTATCAGGATTTACCAAACCACCCAAAGGCAAAAATGAGTGAGTTTATTCCTGGGCTAGACAGTAAATTGCTCTCTTGGGGAAAAACAGACACAACTCAATTTGTTGTAGCGAGCAAGAAGTGGCTGAGAAAAGCGGTGAATGGTGGTGGGGTATGGCTACTCACCCTCTTGCCCCACTACGACGGAAAGCAGGCCATGATTCAGTCCTATAACGAAGAAGCCTACTGCCTATCAGGATGTTGCGATATTGGAGATTACTCATTTGCCAAGGATCACTTTGGCTATTGTCCCAGCTTTAGCACTCTTCCCAGACACATCTCAGAAGAGGGAGGTTTATTCTTCGTTCGAGTTGATAGAGATTTATCCCAGTCTGGAACTGTTTTGTCCTATGCCGATTAA
- a CDS encoding Glu/Leu/Phe/Val family dehydrogenase yields the protein MTNDSLLLDASQRLEQALKYTSISEDAIESLKFPQTSLNVSIPVRMDDGSLQVFQGYRVRYDDTRGPGKGGVRYHPNVSMDEVQSLAFWMTFKCAALGLPFGGAKGGITVNPKALSRLELERLSRGYIDAIADFIGPDVDILAPDVYTNSMIMGWMMDEYNIIRRHICPAVVTGKPISMGGSLGREAATAMGAYFVIAAMLPKFDQVPQATTVAIQGFGNAGGILAELMFAAGYQVVAVSDSKGGIYAKQGLDIPSVRRRKEATRGIQEPYCDGSVCETKDYDLLTNEELLKLDVDVLIPAALENQITEVNAPDIKAKFIFEVANGPTTSAADKILESKGIYVFPDILVNAGGVTVSYFEWVQNRSGLYWVLEEVNQRLKSRIVEEAEHIWAIARDLTVPLRTAAYIHAISRLGEAISAKGTRDYYVNGHGKH from the coding sequence ATGACAAACGATTCTTTATTACTGGATGCCAGTCAACGACTTGAACAAGCTCTCAAATACACGTCCATTTCAGAGGATGCGATCGAGTCTTTGAAATTTCCTCAAACCAGCCTGAATGTGTCGATCCCGGTGCGGATGGATGACGGTTCCCTGCAGGTGTTTCAAGGCTATCGAGTGCGCTATGACGATACGCGTGGCCCAGGAAAGGGAGGGGTTCGCTATCATCCCAACGTTTCAATGGATGAAGTGCAATCCCTGGCGTTCTGGATGACCTTTAAGTGTGCGGCCCTGGGTTTACCATTTGGCGGAGCTAAGGGAGGCATTACGGTGAATCCTAAAGCGCTATCCCGGCTGGAGTTGGAGCGGTTAAGCCGGGGATACATTGACGCGATCGCCGACTTCATCGGCCCCGATGTGGACATCCTCGCCCCAGATGTCTACACCAACTCGATGATCATGGGCTGGATGATGGACGAATACAACATCATTCGTCGTCACATTTGTCCCGCCGTAGTTACGGGCAAGCCGATCAGTATGGGGGGTAGCCTGGGACGGGAAGCGGCAACGGCCATGGGAGCCTATTTTGTGATTGCAGCAATGCTGCCCAAATTTGATCAGGTGCCGCAAGCCACCACCGTGGCCATTCAGGGATTTGGCAATGCGGGAGGCATTCTGGCCGAACTGATGTTTGCCGCAGGCTATCAGGTTGTGGCTGTCAGTGATTCAAAAGGGGGCATTTATGCGAAACAGGGATTGGATATTCCCAGTGTACGGCGGCGGAAAGAAGCCACACGGGGTATCCAGGAGCCTTACTGTGATGGCAGCGTGTGTGAAACCAAGGATTATGATTTGCTGACGAACGAGGAGTTGCTGAAGCTGGATGTAGATGTGCTGATTCCTGCTGCTCTGGAGAATCAAATTACTGAAGTCAACGCTCCTGATATCAAAGCCAAATTCATTTTTGAGGTGGCCAACGGCCCAACAACCTCTGCCGCCGACAAAATTTTGGAATCAAAAGGAATTTACGTCTTTCCCGATATTCTGGTGAATGCAGGGGGGGTGACGGTCAGCTACTTTGAGTGGGTGCAAAACCGCAGCGGCCTGTATTGGGTTCTAGAAGAAGTGAATCAACGCCTAAAAAGCCGAATTGTGGAAGAAGCCGAACACATTTGGGCGATCGCCCGTGACCTTACCGTTCCTCTGCGAACCGCCGCCTATATTCATGCGATCAGTCGTCTGGGTGAGGCCATCAGCGCTAAAGGAACGAGAGATTATTACGTGAACGGACATGGCAAACACTAG
- the pgl gene encoding 6-phosphogluconolactonase: protein MNKVVEVLPDKEALIQRSLELVLAKMQAAIAHRGLCTIALSGGSTPKPLYEKIAQQNLPWDKIHVFWGDERYVPPTHPDSNERMARQAWLDQVPMPASNIHPMPTGSGDPAQDANLHEADLQAFFHTQPGEFPALDIILLGMGDDGHTASLFPHTDALQVRDRLITVGNKDGQPRLTFTAPLINQARTVIFVVAGASKRPALAQVFADVADDSQYPSRLIQPQGELWWLLDQAAGEEIQG from the coding sequence ATGAACAAAGTTGTTGAAGTATTGCCGGACAAAGAAGCCTTAATCCAACGATCGCTGGAATTGGTGCTGGCCAAAATGCAGGCGGCGATCGCTCACCGGGGACTCTGCACGATCGCGTTATCGGGAGGCAGTACTCCCAAACCCTTATACGAAAAAATTGCTCAACAAAATCTGCCCTGGGACAAAATTCATGTTTTTTGGGGAGATGAACGCTACGTTCCTCCCACCCATCCCGACAGCAACGAGAGGATGGCGCGGCAAGCCTGGTTAGATCAGGTTCCGATGCCAGCCAGCAATATTCACCCCATGCCAACCGGGTCAGGCGATCCCGCCCAAGATGCCAATCTGCATGAAGCCGATTTACAAGCATTTTTTCACACCCAACCCGGGGAATTTCCGGCTCTGGACATTATTCTTCTGGGCATGGGAGATGATGGCCATACAGCTTCTCTATTTCCGCATACCGATGCTTTGCAGGTGCGCGATCGCCTGATTACCGTGGGCAACAAAGACGGACAGCCCCGACTGACATTTACGGCTCCTCTGATCAATCAAGCTCGGACGGTTATCTTTGTGGTGGCTGGAGCCAGTAAACGTCCCGCTCTTGCTCAAGTGTTTGCCGATGTTGCCGATGACAGCCAGTATCCCTCACGCTTAATCCAACCGCAGGGAGAGCTTTGGTGGCTGTTGGATCAGGCGGCAGGAGAAGAAATCCAGGGGTAG
- the dapB gene encoding 4-hydroxy-tetrahydrodipicolinate reductase, whose protein sequence is MAGSIPVLVNGAAGKMGREVIKAVAQAEDMTLMGAVDRNPEYLGQDAGELAGCGPLEVPITNDFQPMLAFVSQEKEAGVMVDFTHPDSVYDNIRSAIAYGVRPVVGTTGLSPEQIQDLAAFADKASTGCLLIPNFSIGMVLLQQAAIQASQYFDHVEIIELHHNQKADAPSGTAIQTAQMLAEMGKTFNPKVVEETEKIPGARGSTVAEGIRIHSVRLPGLIAHQEVIFGAAGQIYTLRHDTSDRACYMPGVLLAIRKVRQLKTLVYGLEKIL, encoded by the coding sequence ATGGCAGGCTCTATCCCGGTGTTGGTGAACGGTGCAGCAGGCAAAATGGGGCGGGAGGTGATCAAGGCCGTCGCTCAAGCTGAAGATATGACTCTGATGGGAGCCGTAGACCGTAACCCAGAGTACCTTGGCCAGGATGCAGGGGAGTTGGCTGGGTGTGGCCCCTTAGAAGTTCCGATTACGAACGATTTTCAACCCATGCTGGCATTCGTGTCCCAGGAAAAGGAAGCAGGGGTGATGGTGGACTTTACCCATCCAGATTCGGTCTATGACAATATCCGCTCTGCGATCGCCTATGGGGTGCGGCCCGTGGTCGGGACTACTGGACTCAGCCCAGAGCAGATTCAGGATTTAGCAGCCTTTGCCGATAAAGCCAGCACTGGGTGTCTGCTGATTCCCAATTTTTCGATCGGCATGGTACTCCTCCAGCAGGCTGCCATCCAGGCATCTCAATATTTCGACCATGTGGAAATCATCGAACTCCACCACAACCAGAAAGCAGATGCTCCCAGTGGCACTGCGATTCAAACAGCACAAATGCTGGCTGAGATGGGAAAAACGTTCAATCCCAAAGTTGTCGAAGAGACAGAAAAAATTCCTGGTGCCAGGGGAAGTACGGTTGCAGAAGGCATTCGGATTCATAGCGTTCGCCTCCCTGGCTTAATTGCCCATCAGGAGGTGATATTTGGTGCCGCAGGGCAGATCTACACCTTGCGCCATGACACCAGCGATCGGGCTTGCTATATGCCCGGTGTCCTTCTGGCTATCCGCAAAGTCCGCCAGTTGAAAACACTGGTCTACGGGTTGGAGAAAATCTTGTAG